ACGCCTACTGTCGGTCGTGTTTGACGCAAGCCTTGGCGACGGGCAGTGCGCGTCGGCCCCCGACCTGTCCGTGTTGTCAACAACGAACCGCGGGTCGACGGAGTTTGACGGACGCACCGAAACTCAACGAACTCGTCCGGGCTTACAAACTCGCCCTCCGGCATTTCGGACTCGCCCCCGTACGGTACGTACTTGTGTGTatatacatacatacatacaaGCACTTGGAACGGTGTACCCGCAACGATTCTCGGTGTCTGTGGAAGGTCGCTCATCTTGTGTTTGTATGTGTCCGTGTACAGAtacgaagaagccttgcCCATGACGCAACTCGTACCCTCCACACCGGACGAGTCACCCCTCGACACGGTCGATGTACACCAGCATTTGCAAGCCGCACGTGTCTTTGCGCAGGCCTGGGACGGACCCGGCGACGTCCCCTACCGCGACGAACAGGATCTCGTCGTGGCGGCCAACCGACGCTTCTTACTACAGGCTGCCGTCGCCGCCCAAGCCAAACCGCAGTCTTCCCGGAATACTAACTCCACGACTCTTTCCTATTCACAACTCGCCAACCAAGCCGCTGAACAGTCCGCGGCGGATCGTAACGACGAAACCTCGCCGTGTTGGTGGGAACAACGGCACGAAAAGTCGCAGAGTACCGTGGTACGGTTTCGGTCGCAGGCGGAACCCGAGGGCCTCGTGGAGGCCTCCCCACCGCACACGACCGCTGCTGGTGCCATTGCATCAATGCAAGCTGGGATGGACGGTCCGTCCCTGCGTGACACCAAACCAACGGCTCTCGCCAGTCCAACCCAAGCACCATCGACCAATTCAGAACACGAtcacgacgatgacgattgtACCGTGGATCCCGACTTGCCGATACAAAACGTGTCGACGTACGCCAGCTTTGCGCGGGACGTCCCGTCACCCGCCACACTCTGGCCCCTTTCCCCCTCCAACGCGGCGGAACGCGTACACGCACACGACAATGACGAGCTTACCGTCGACCCGGATACACCCACGAACGCGTACCGCATACCATCGCCCCCAACAATCGCCAAGCTAGTCTCCACCGACAAGCTTTCCCCGGTACGTCCTCACGACGTGACCGGCACCACTGTCGATACAACCATGGAGGTCTCCATGACAACGGTTACGTCATTCCATACAACGACGGACACGTCGCGGATGCCAGTAGCGCCCCCTCCCGTTGGCCCAACTCTCCCCACTACCCGCCCACACTCGGGGGTAACGGAATCCACGAAACCGTCTTCTCCTCCGACAGAGCGCTGGCAGAGAACACGTACCCCTTCCCCTGCCCACGTGAGACTCGTCGAGTCGTTCCGGGAACAGCGTTCAAACGACCTACCATTAACTACCCTACCGGCACAGAACGGAAACGATGCGACCGTCGCCGAGTCGTCTGACCTCTTCCCCGTGGGGGCCATTGTCCAAGTGCAGCCGCGCACCTGGCCGGGCGTCAACAAACCCGGTGGTGTCGGCCGCGTCGTCACGGTGCATACCCACGTGGGCAACGCTGCTGTTCAGTACGACGTGGCCTACGTTCTCGGCGGCCGCGAGCGTCGCGTCGATGCCGTCTTTGTGGCGAACCAACCCGCAAAACTGGGGACCACTACGGAATTGGTGTCGGCGACGCCAACGACTACGGAATGCATGCCTCGGAGTCGGGCTTCCTACCGAATCAAACACAAGagagaagaagaaattccTAGCTTTTTATTGGAGCAGCTAGCCAAGGAAGGTTTCGATACGAAAGGCACGGTTGCCCCCGTCCAAGAAAATATGGCCGATGCCGCTGGTGCGGTAGAGAATCAGAGAGCGGATTCCAAACCGATTCAGCAGcgctttggaagaaaaagatcAGCCACAACAGCGTCCAAAAGCAACCCTACCAAACGAACCAGGCGAAAGGAAAACGTTCACGCGCCAGCCCGTGCCATGGCTACTTCTACAGCTCCGACGGTAATCCCTCCAGATCCTATTCTCCCTATCTCTCGGGAAGAAGCCTTGGTTCTGGCAGATCAGTTGTACCAGTCTCGCATCCAAAAGGCAATCCAGTCCGGCGTCATTCATGTGGTGGCTTCCTCGTTGTCGGATCGCGACAGAGAAGAACTCCAATTTTTGTGCAGTGAAACCGGGAGAGGCAAAGGTACGGTATACAGCGTCTATTTTGAAACCATTCCGCTCGCTCTTTGTTCTCACGCTACGCATTTTTTGTACTAATCAAGTCAAAGTTGTCCTCTCGGATACTATTCagtcgaaaacgacgacgctATGCTTGCTGCCCGTTGATCCTCATTCCAGCATTACCGAGAATGCGCAAGCCTTGACCCGAACCCTGAAAGCTATGCAATCGGCACTTGTAGGGATACCTATTGTATCACCAGCCTGGGTTACCGCCTGTCGACAAGCAAAGGATGCAGTCGTTCCATCTGCCAACATGTATGTTCGCACGCTGCCCACCAAGAGCAATATTCATCGTTCCGACTTTGGTTTGACAACTTTGGCCGCCACAATTGAACAACGGGGAATCGGCTCTCGACCATTGCACAGGGTGGCTGTCTATCTGTGTGGCAGCTACTCGAGACGGAAGCAAACCGACATGTCCGTCTTGTTTCGCCTGGCTGGAGTTAAGGTACTGACACACGTATCCGCTGCCTTGGCGCACGGCAAATATGTCCAATCGAAGCAAACTCTCGGCACAAAGCTCGTCTTGCTGTGCGAAGGCGATGCTGGTATCACGAGCGCCATGGAGAAACTCATCCGACAGCCGGATTCGAAGCGTTGCGTTCAAGTTGTGGATTCGTCGTGGTTCTTCGATTCCATCAGCTGCGGTAAAgcgcttccgtcaaacgGATACATGCCAGCGAGTGGCAAAGCCTGCCAACTCTGGACAGTGTTACAAGACGCCGGAAATAGTTAAAATTCCTAGTCCTTTGCACTGCGTTTTGTACTTGGTGAATATTTCTGAGCAAGAAGGGCCTTTACAGCTTTTCCTTTCGTGTATTCTACAATTGCTTTGTACACCCGTTCCGTATTGATCGGCAAAAACGTTTTGGTGGTTGACACAACCATGCGTGTCCTTTCGACAGCCTTTAGTAGAGTCCTTGGCGATGGCGAAACGTTCGACTCGTCCTCGCTTTTACTGTCCAAGGCATCATCCAAGCTTTGTAATGCCACGAAGATCGCAAAGCGGTATACGGTCAAGGCGACTTCGCTAGAGGCAACAATGCGTAGCAGCCTGCGTCGGTCTCGGGAGCGATGCTGTTTGTCACCGTCCAGCTCCTCAAGCGCGTCTCGTAGCACTGTATGAAAAGATGACGCCGCGATTGCGATGTCGTCCAACAGCGCCCGAGTGGCCCCCAACGAGGACAGCCGACAATTCCACCCGTGTTCCACAAAAACGTCTTCGACCGTCCACATTGCGGCATTGCCTGCCAATTTATTTAAAACTTCGTTGCTTCTTTGTTGCACTTCCTTCGAAGATGTCGACATTACCGAGAATTCGAGCGGTGAACTTGATACATGGAAAAATTGAAGGTAGGTCGTATTTGTCTGCATAGTGTGCTGAAGATCTTGTAAAAGATTTCCAGCACGTTGCAGACTGGAGACGATTGTAGCGGTAAAGGAAAATTGTGGTGTATAATTCAGCAATTGCTTCCCGTGTGGCACGGCCAATTCCTCCAACGCGGCCAAAAGTACCATGGCAATGTCCCATAATGCTTCATTTGTCGCGGCTTCAGGATGGTCTTCACCAAGTCCTGCGGGGTCGCCTCTACTAGTTCCTTTCCATGCGCGTATTTCGTTTTGTAAAAAGCCATCCCAAGCTCCATGGGCCAACGCTGCACGAAGTTTGGGGCCTCCACATGAACTCGTGTACACGTCTGTCAAGAGTGCCATGAGACTTCCGCCTACGTCGTCGACCAAACCATTGCATAATGCCGTTCCCTTTTGGTCGCTTTGGGAACAGAGTACATACGGATGGAGGACTAAATCGTGTTGGTGTCGTTGACCGTGACCGTCAAGTGTTACGTAGAAAGTGTTCGGTTGTGCGAGCCGATCGGAGGGGCGATTGTTGACGCGACACCACCTCAACCGAAGCGTATGCTCCAGAAGGATGGTCATAATCACACACAAACTTGCGGGATTCTGCCGCCGAATCAATAAATCAAAACAAAGTCTCCACAAGCCCATGTGAGTGAACGGTATGGTATTTGGAATGCAACTCGTCGTCAAGGtttccgcaatattttcgCCTCGTTCAATCACCTTCTCAAGCGTTGGAAACGATCGAAGCTGTACTATAGCTGAATTCCGTGACAATGCAACATTTACTGCCTCTTTATCCCGTTGCATGCTCTCCAAGTTACATGTCTTTACCAGTGACACCGTCAATACAATAACCAAACTTAGCCAAGCCTTCGTCGGTAACGCACCAACGAAACCATGCCAAAGTACGTTGCGCAAATTCAAACCGGTTGGTAGCAGTAATTGACGTAGCATACACGGCAACGGACCCGTGATGGCGCCATTGAGTTTCTTCAAGAGAATCTGTAAAGGAGGGGCGTTGCTGTGCGCACCAGCTCCACTAGAGGCATTGTAATCGAGCACGCAGCGAACTATAGATGCTTCCAGCTGGTTCAAGGCGATCAATGTGGCGAACAAAATTGTTGACGGATCATCGCCACTATCCTCAACAAGATACAATAGCGACCTCTGTGATGACGATAGATTCATCATATTGTCTTCCTCTACAACATCTTTGCGGAACAAACTAGCTTCACAGGCGCGAGCCAGCGGCCCCAAATCTTCGACATTCGGAGGCGAGCTGAACATTGAGTCACTGTCCGTCCACTGAATTGTTCGTGTTATAGGATCGACTGCGATACGTAGCTGTATAGAGCTAGCCGAAGAGCCTTCACACGACAAAAGTTGAGCAATGGATGGATGTAAAAATTCGAAATATTTTGAGCTGTGGCATGGCGAAGGAATAGGACAACTCGATAGCGAcgtcaaaggaaaaggcattTTCTTGATGTGTTCTATGGAAATCGCAACAATCGCACAAACCATGCAACCCAGGACACAGTGTTGCAGTAGATTCATGGGTTTTTAGAGCATACTGTGTCCATTATGGAAATAGGTATTCTCCGTGTCGTCTTCTGCTCTGCTCTGGATCCAGCGAGAGTTATAGAAGGAGAGACATCACTTTTCGGTTCTTTGTAAAGATTATCGACGGAAGTCCTGTCAAAGTCATTCACGTTTTCGCGTCGGTTCTCGATATTGAAGACATcggcattcacagtcacatcaAAGAAAAACCCAGCGGCTAACATAAGTAAAAAAAGAACGGACGGAGAGATTTGTGAAAAGGAAAGTTCATTGGATTGAATATATCCTTTCATTCCCGTTATTTCGTCTCTATTTTCGGCCGTCGATGAATTGTTCACGGTAAGGCGTTTCTAACATCATTCTGGAATAAAGGGATTATTGCATCCTAGTCAATGGTCGTATCGGCGTCGAATACATACAGTGATCTCTATTCTCTCCAAACATCACAGTTGCCGGACTTCATCCCTTCATGCCCCTAGTTGTTTTTCGACTTTACTTCGGCAACACGATTTTACCTACGACTCCTAGTGTTCATCATGACGAGAACGCAATGCCACTACGGGTCGGCAGAGCCAACACGGACGGTGGACGATGGCGATACCGACACCTCCACTACTTCTACTCCGACTAGACTCAATTCGGAGTCAGCGCCCGACGGGAGTGAGGCTACGCTAGCAAACCGTCGGCGAGCGACGATTCGCGAACGCGACTCTACCTATCTATGGAGCTCCTTGGCAGCCGGAGCCGGTAGCGGCGCTGTGGCCAGTGTGATCTGTGCACCACTCGATTTACTGCGTACCCGCCTCCAGGTGTGGGGAGATGTGCACGCAAAGACCGATAGCGGTCAGATGTCGATTGTACGCATGATACGAGAGATGATTGCCAAAGAAGGATACCGCGGGTGTTTTCGCGGACTGGGAGCCACATTGGTCACCGTGCCAGCTTTTTGGGGAGTCTATTGTACGTACTGGTATTGCCACATTTTGGTgtatttttgttgttgggttTGTACTTTATCGTTATCGGATAGCAACAATCCTCTCACCGGAGCTCGTTATCTTTTATTTACACAGTCCCTCTATATGATGAAACGAAACGCTACTGGGCTTGTCGACATCCCGAGCTTAATCCAGCTCTGATTCATATGGGTTCAGCCGTATTGGCTGGAGCCGTATCGGATATTATTTGTAACCCTATGTTTGTCGTTCGGACCAGACTCCAAACCGAAGCCTTGCACCAGCTCGACAACCACTCGAATACAGGAAGCCGCGGTGCAATTAAACTCAGCATGATCCAAACAGCCCGAGGACTGTACCAAGACGGTGGAGCGCGGATTTTTTGGCGTGGCATGTCGGCCAACCTTATGGGACTTTCGCACGTGGCAGTGCAATTTCCAGTCTACGAGATCTTAAAGCTCAAATTGGCCCATACGAAGAAACAGCCGTCCGCCGTGGATTTGTTGATCGCCAGTGGGTTAAGCAAAATGACAGCTTCCTTGTTGACGTATCCCCACGAAGTGATTCGATCACGAATGATGGATAGCCGGAGTGCCAGCGTGCGATTCACTACCACGTGTCGGCGGATCTACGCCAAGGAAGGTATGATTGGCTTTTACGCAGGTCTGCCGATTAGCTTGATTCGGGTCATTCCCAATGTGAGTCGATGTCTGCGAatgatgttgttgcaaaagcaGAAATTTTTGCGTTGATTTTAATCTTACCTCCATCTCTTTTGCTCTGTACCTATTGTAGACTTGCATAACGTTCTTGACCTACGAAATGTTTCTACGCTATGCGAAAGACAAGATCAGGAAGCAACGAGAGAACGAGCGCCTATAAATTGGAAAGTCTGAACCATAGCAATTTAGAAAGACCATTTACATGTTGATACAAAGCACCAAATAACGGTGTCTATGCTGTTGCGACGAGCCTGTGTTTTTCATGGAAGATTGGTCGTATTTGCCGCCGGATTTCGGTGGCACTCCTGTTGTTGCCACCTATGAATTTGCCAACAGGGGCGACGGGCAACACGACTACGGCTGCCAACAGCAAGGCGACGACAAAACACAGAGCGTTAGAGCTATTCGTTTCCGCGAGCGCTGCTCAACCCGTGATATCTCTAAGAGTAACGTGAGCTCTCGTTGTGATCTATTACTTAACGTAGACAAAAGATAGGCGCGTTCAACAAAACCTATCAAATGTGAAAGAGATCACCGGGAAATCTGAACACACTAAGGCTCCAGAGTTAAATCCGTGAATGCTCGAAGAGAATAATCAACTGGACCAGCTGGCAGGGAACCGACCGTACCATACACACCTGCCGTGCCTTTCTTTCGTCCTCCTTTCCCTTCATTTCGAACTTGATTAATCGACATTTTGAGATCTCGCAAAAAGCTGTCCACTTTTGGCACCACATTCAATGTAACGCAGATGTGAACGCTTGCAGGTGACTGAAGGGCATTCAAATTCCAGCCTGCTTTGGTCATGTAGTCTTGAATCCTGTAAATGTCCATCTCA
The sequence above is drawn from the Phaeodactylum tricornutum CCAP 1055/1 chromosome 21, whole genome shotgun sequence genome and encodes:
- a CDS encoding predicted protein; translated protein: MEEGGNASNPSGIGQPQRSKLSSTPAFRMNPANTEEEDVAEDGSLLSTRVLCRTLQKELHNMGKALSCPLCLSTYRDAVTLPCCHAYCRSCLTQALATGSARRPPTCPCCQQRTAGRRSLTDAPKLNELVRAYKLALRHFGLAPVRTWNGVPATILGVCGRSLILCLYVSVYRYEEALPMTQLVPSTPDESPLDTVDVHQHLQAARVFAQAWDGPGDVPYRDEQDLVVAANRRFLLQAAVAAQAKPQSSRNTNSTTLSYSQLANQAAEQSAADRNDETSPCWWEQRHEKSQSTVVRFRSQAEPEGLVEASPPHTTAAGAIASMQAGMDGPSLRDTKPTALASPTQAPSTNSEHDHDDDDCTVDPDLPIQNVSTYASFARDVPSPATLWPLSPSNAAERVHAHDNDELTVDPDTPTNAYRIPSPPTIAKLVSTDKLSPVRPHDVTGTTVDTTMEVSMTTVTSFHTTTDTSRMPVAPPPVGPTLPTTRPHSGVTESTKPSSPPTERWQRTRTPSPAHVRLVESFREQRSNDLPLTTLPAQNGNDATVAESSDLFPVGAIVQVQPRTWPGVNKPGGVGRVVTVHTHVGNAAVQYDVAYVLGGRERRVDAVFVANQPAKLGTTTELVSATPTTTECMPRSRASYRIKHKREEEIPSFLLEQLAKEGFDTKGTVAPVQENMADAAGAVENQRADSKPIQQRFGRKRSATTASKSNPTKRTRRKENVHAPARAMATSTAPTVIPPDPILPISREEALVLADQLYQSRIQKAIQSGVIHRRTPIFVQ
- a CDS encoding predicted protein translates to MNLLQHCVLGCMVCAIVAISIEHIKKMPFPLTSLSSCPIPSPCHSSKYFEFLHPSIAQLLSCEGSSASSIQLRIAVDPITRTIQWTDSDSMFSSPPNVEDLGPLARACEASLFRKDVVEEDNMMNLSSSQRSLLYLVEDSGDDPSTILFATLIALNQLEASIVRCVLDYNASSGAGAHSNAPPLQILLKKLNGAITGPLPCMLRQLLLPTGLNLRNVLWHGFVGALPTKAWLSLVIVLTVSLVKTCNLESMQRDKEAVNVALSRNSAIVQLRSFPTLEKVIERGENIAETLTTSCIPNTIPFTHMGLWRLCFDLLIRRQNPASLCVIMTILLEHTLRLRWCRVNNRPSDRLAQPNTFYVTLDGHGQRHQHDLVLHPYVLCSQSDQKGTALCNGLVDDVGGSLMALLTDVYTSSCGGPKLRAALAHGAWDGFLQNEIRAWKGTSRGDPAGLGEDHPEAATNEALWDIAMVLLAALEELAVPHGKQLLNYTPQFSFTATIVSSLQRAGNLLQDLQHTMQTNTTYLQFFHVSSSPLEFSVMSTSSKEVQQRSNEVLNKLAGNAAMWTVEDVFVEHGWNCRLSSLGATRALLDDIAIAASSFHTVLRDALEELDGDKQHRSRDRRRLLRIVASSEVALTVYRFAIFVALQSLDDALDTDGIEEPRRIHNLNATLRIRLSDEFLHGARDTSIAFAQQDELCAESLLRLDIFAVRQGSGYVCQYLNSSQAKQDGHVGLLPSRVAATQIDSHPVQWSRADSPLFNCGGQSCQTKVGTMNIALGGQRANIHVGRWNDCILCLSTGGNPGW
- a CDS encoding predicted protein, with product MTRTQCHYGSAEPTRTVDDGDTDTSTTSTPTRLNSESAPDGSEATLANRRRATIRERDSTYLWSSLAAGAGSGAVASVICAPLDLLRTRLQVWGDVHAKTDSGQMSIVRMIREMIAKEGYRGCFRGLGATLVTVPAFWGVYFPLYDETKRYWACRHPELNPALIHMGSAVLAGAVSDIICNPMFVVRTRLQTEALHQLDNHSNTGSRGAIKLSMIQTARGLYQDGGARIFWRGMSANLMGLSHVAVQFPVYEILKLKLAHTKKQPSAVDLLIASGLSKMTASLLTYPHEVIRSRMMDSRSASVRFTTTCRRIYAKEGMIGFYAGLPISLIRVIPNTCITFLTYEMFLRYAKDKIRKQRENERL